In a genomic window of Quercus lobata isolate SW786 chromosome 4, ValleyOak3.0 Primary Assembly, whole genome shotgun sequence:
- the LOC115986377 gene encoding xanthoxin dehydrogenase-like yields MSTVNTVESSLPTQRLLGKVALVTGGATGIGESIVRLFHKHGAKVCIVDVQDKLGQAVSDNLGGEPNTCYFHCDVSKEDDVCRAVDFTVSKFSTLDIMVNNAGLSGSPCPDIRNVDISEFEKIFDINVKGVFLGMKHAARIMIPLKKGSIISLCSVSSVIGGIGPHPYTGSKHAVLGLTKNVAAELGLHGIRVNCVSPYAVATGLALAHLPEDERTEDAMAGFRDFVGKNANLQGVELTVDDVANSVLFLASDEARYVSGANLMVDGGFTCTNHLLRVFR; encoded by the exons ATGTCCACAGTCAACACTGTTGAATCTTCACTTCCAACCCAAAG ATTATTGGGGAAAGTGGCATTGGTCACAGGTGGAGCTACTGGTATTGGAGAGAGCATTGTGCGCCTATTCCATAAACATGGTGCAAAGGTTTGTATAGTTGATGTGCAGGACAAGCTTGGCCAGGCTGTCAGTGATAACCTTGGTGGTGAACCAAACACTTGTTATTTCCATTGTGATGTCTCTAAAGAAGATGATGTTTGCCGGGCAGTTGACTTCACAGTCAGTAAATTCAGTACACTCGACATCATGGTCAACAATGCTGGGTTGTCGGGCTCACCATGTCCAGATATCCGTAATGTAGACATATCAGAGTTTGAGAAGATATTTGATATAAATGTGAAGGGAGTCTTCCTCGGAATGAAACATGCAGCTCGGATTATGATTCCATTAAAGAAGGGCTCAATAATTTCTCTATGTAGTGTTTCAAGTGTCATAGGGGGCATAGGCCCCCATCCCTATACAGGGTCTAAGCATGCTGTGTTAGGGCTAACCAAGAATGTTGCAGCTGAGCTGGGGCTACATGGGATACGTGTCAACTGTGTTTCTCCTTATGCAGTTGCGACAGGCTTGGCTTTAGCTCACTTGCCTGAGGATGAGAGAACTGAGGATGCCATGGCAGGTTTTCGTGATTTTGTTGGGAAGAATGCTAACTTGCAGGGGGTGGAATTGACTGTTGACGATGTGGCTAATTCTGTGCTGTTCTTAGCAAGTGATGAAGCACGGTATGTAAGTGGGGCTAATCTCATGGTTGATGGTGGCTTCACTTGCACAAATCACTTACTACGGGTCTTTAGATGA